A genomic stretch from Lysobacter ciconiae includes:
- a CDS encoding YgjP family zinc-dependent metalloprotease encodes MLRRLHGLVGTKRAPAGRAVQRDTFELTLDDGQSLEVERRRDPRARRIKLSVSDRGVRLTLPPRASASAAARFAHEHRQWLALQLELHTRDVPAPLLRDVSATLPLRDAERPLRWERGRFTRIESAPDDALVFLLPERAGPAAQARALRDFYEGEARADLARWMPDYLDGLPRAPRRFRFKLMSSRWGSLAPDDSVALDLSLVLARPSAYRYVLVHELCHLRQANHSPAFWAEVETRMPHWREEREYLRVHGSRLKATMRSLLATGTDKA; translated from the coding sequence ATGCTTCGCCGCCTGCACGGCCTGGTCGGCACCAAACGCGCGCCCGCGGGGCGCGCCGTGCAACGCGACACCTTCGAGCTCACCCTGGACGACGGCCAGTCGCTGGAGGTGGAGCGGCGCCGGGACCCGCGCGCGCGCCGGATCAAGCTCTCCGTCAGCGACCGCGGCGTGCGCCTGACCCTGCCGCCGCGCGCCAGCGCCAGTGCGGCGGCGCGCTTCGCCCACGAGCACCGGCAGTGGCTCGCGCTGCAACTGGAGCTGCACACGCGCGACGTACCGGCGCCGCTGCTGCGGGATGTCTCCGCGACGCTGCCGTTGCGCGACGCCGAACGTCCATTGCGCTGGGAACGCGGCCGGTTCACCCGGATCGAGTCCGCGCCCGACGACGCACTGGTGTTCCTGCTGCCCGAGCGGGCCGGACCGGCGGCGCAGGCCCGGGCATTGCGGGATTTCTACGAGGGCGAGGCGCGCGCCGACCTGGCCCGCTGGATGCCGGACTACCTGGACGGACTGCCGCGCGCACCGCGCCGGTTCCGCTTCAAGCTGATGTCCTCGCGCTGGGGCTCGCTGGCACCTGACGACTCCGTCGCGCTGGACCTGTCGCTGGTGCTCGCCCGGCCTTCGGCCTACCGCTACGTGCTGGTGCACGAGCTTTGCCACCTGCGCCAGGCCAACCACTCGCCGGCATTCTGGGCCGAGGTGGAAACACGCATGCCGCATTGGCGCGAGGAGCGTGAGTATCTGCGAGTGCACGGCTCGCGTCTGAAGGCAACGATGCGCTCGCTGCTTGCCACAGGGACCGACAAGGCGTAA
- a CDS encoding alpha/beta fold hydrolase, whose protein sequence is MTRLQDFVLDTRLGRLAGLRSAPAGRAVPRVLALHGWLDNAASFIPLHPYLPGIELVALDMPGHGASDHFPEAAEYTVVSTARSVFAAADALGWDAFSLLGHSLGGAVASLMAAAAPQRIQRLGTIEALGALSAEQGRHVESLREAFARPGGPRKPLRVFPDPATAVRARLQAGDIQPDAARLLVERGLVPVRGEGGPRGFSWRSDPRLTRPTAIRISEEQVRELLRAVECPVRVLYAEPAQVYFPEEQRRARFDCLRDAQLSTMPGGHHLHMEQPAEVAAVFADFFSAV, encoded by the coding sequence GTGACCCGGCTGCAGGACTTCGTCCTGGATACCCGGCTGGGCCGACTGGCCGGGCTGCGCTCCGCGCCCGCCGGGCGGGCGGTGCCGCGCGTGCTGGCCCTGCACGGCTGGCTGGACAACGCGGCCAGCTTCATCCCGCTGCACCCGTATCTGCCGGGCATCGAGCTGGTCGCACTGGACATGCCCGGCCATGGCGCCAGTGATCATTTTCCCGAGGCCGCCGAATACACCGTCGTCAGCACCGCGCGCTCGGTGTTTGCCGCCGCCGATGCACTGGGCTGGGACGCGTTTTCGCTGCTGGGCCACTCCTTGGGCGGGGCGGTGGCGAGCCTGATGGCGGCGGCCGCGCCGCAGCGCATCCAGCGCCTGGGCACGATCGAGGCACTGGGCGCGCTGTCGGCCGAGCAGGGCCGCCACGTGGAATCCCTGCGCGAGGCATTCGCGCGCCCGGGCGGTCCGCGCAAGCCATTGCGCGTGTTTCCCGATCCGGCCACAGCGGTCCGCGCGCGTTTGCAGGCCGGGGATATCCAGCCCGACGCGGCGCGCCTGCTGGTCGAACGCGGCCTGGTTCCGGTACGCGGCGAGGGCGGCCCGCGCGGTTTCAGCTGGCGCAGCGATCCCCGCCTCACGCGGCCGACGGCCATCCGCATCAGCGAGGAGCAGGTGCGCGAGTTGCTGCGCGCGGTGGAGTGCCCGGTGCGGGTGCTCTACGCCGAACCGGCGCAGGTCTACTTCCCCGAAGAGCAACGCCGGGCGCGCTTCGATTGCCTGCGCGATGCGCAACTGAGCACCATGCCGGGCGGCCATCACCTGCACATGGAGCAGCCGGCGGAGGTCGCGGCGGTGTTCGCGGACTTTTTCAGCGCGGTCTGA
- the hemH gene encoding ferrochelatase: MTQSAAPSPDTAVVLINLGTPDAPTADAVRRYLGEFLSDRRVVALPRLFWLPLLHGIILPRRSPKVALKYASVWLEGGSPLAVYTRRLAEGVQREMPEVLVVDAMRYGNPALTKVLEDLRGRGIRRVLGLPLYPQYSTTTTATVGDVLARETAMQVRMVDDYHVDPGWVAAVADSIREHRARNGAGDHLVFSFHGLPKRVIRNGDPYQRQSEAGAQAIARALELEPHQWTISYQSRFGAERWLEPATTTALAALGERGVQCIDVVAPGFAADCLETLEEISMELAAEVAGRGGTLRYIPCLNDSPAHARVIAGIARRGLDAWPMAQP; encoded by the coding sequence ATGACTCAATCCGCTGCCCCCTCCCCCGATACCGCCGTTGTTCTGATCAATCTTGGCACGCCCGACGCGCCCACCGCGGACGCGGTGCGCCGCTACCTGGGCGAGTTCCTGTCCGACCGCCGCGTGGTCGCGTTGCCGCGGCTGTTCTGGCTGCCGTTGCTGCACGGGATCATCCTGCCGCGCCGCTCGCCGAAGGTGGCGCTCAAATACGCCAGCGTGTGGCTGGAAGGCGGATCGCCGTTGGCGGTCTACACCCGCCGCCTGGCCGAAGGCGTCCAGCGCGAAATGCCCGAGGTACTGGTCGTCGACGCGATGCGCTATGGCAACCCCGCGCTGACCAAAGTGCTGGAGGACCTGCGCGGGCGCGGCATCCGCCGGGTGCTCGGACTGCCGCTGTATCCGCAGTACTCGACCACCACCACGGCGACCGTCGGCGACGTGCTCGCGCGCGAGACGGCGATGCAGGTGCGCATGGTCGATGACTACCACGTGGATCCGGGCTGGGTGGCGGCGGTGGCCGACTCGATCCGCGAGCATCGCGCCCGCAACGGCGCCGGCGATCACCTGGTGTTCTCCTTCCACGGCCTGCCCAAGCGGGTCATCCGCAACGGTGATCCGTACCAGCGCCAATCCGAGGCCGGCGCACAGGCGATCGCCAGGGCACTCGAGCTGGAACCCCACCAGTGGACCATCAGCTACCAGTCGCGCTTTGGCGCCGAGCGCTGGCTGGAACCGGCGACGACCACCGCGCTGGCCGCGCTGGGCGAGCGGGGCGTGCAATGCATCGACGTCGTCGCGCCCGGGTTTGCGGCCGACTGCCTGGAGACGCTGGAGGAGATCTCCATGGAGCTGGCGGCCGAGGTCGCCGGACGCGGCGGCACGCTGCGCTACATTCCCTGCCTCAACGATTCGCCGGCGCATGCGCGTGTCATCGCCGGGATTGCGCGGCGCGGCCTGGACGCCTGGCCGATGGCCCAGCCGTGA
- a CDS encoding lipid-binding SYLF domain-containing protein: MSIVPRLALILLAFVVAAPAVAGVTEDERARNAVRVLNEIQAIPESGIPDAMLDQARAIVVVPDTLKIGLVLGGRRGHGLVSIKTPQGTWSNPAFVKLTGASIGFQAGVQSSDVVLVFTSQRGLDSIVNGKLTLGADASVAAGPVGRTTGLATDGQLKAEIWSWSRARGLFAGVALDGAVLSIDDAANQSVYGGGTTPRMIFEDRAGQRASDAVVAFRDQLEEATATARAARRQQPAPAAPVAYGSPAATVNAPAAGTSTAPVTNAPLNAPRDTTYDTNRPQPQPFETVDSPQPPAIHTEPLPPNG, encoded by the coding sequence ATGTCGATCGTCCCCCGTCTTGCCTTGATCCTGCTCGCGTTCGTCGTTGCCGCCCCCGCCGTTGCCGGGGTAACCGAGGACGAGCGCGCCCGCAACGCGGTCCGCGTGCTCAATGAAATCCAGGCCATTCCGGAGTCCGGCATCCCCGATGCGATGCTCGACCAGGCCAGGGCCATCGTGGTCGTGCCCGATACCCTGAAGATCGGCCTGGTGCTGGGCGGCCGCCGCGGCCACGGCCTGGTGTCGATCAAGACCCCGCAGGGCACCTGGTCCAACCCGGCCTTCGTCAAGCTCACCGGCGCCAGCATCGGCTTCCAGGCCGGCGTGCAGTCCTCCGACGTGGTGCTGGTGTTCACCAGCCAGCGTGGGCTGGACTCGATCGTCAACGGCAAGCTGACCCTGGGCGCGGACGCCAGCGTCGCCGCCGGGCCGGTCGGCCGCACCACCGGGCTGGCCACCGATGGGCAACTGAAGGCGGAAATCTGGTCGTGGTCGCGCGCGCGCGGCCTGTTCGCCGGCGTTGCCCTGGACGGCGCGGTGCTCAGCATCGATGACGCCGCCAACCAGAGCGTTTACGGCGGCGGCACCACGCCGCGGATGATCTTCGAGGACCGCGCCGGCCAGCGCGCCTCCGACGCGGTGGTGGCTTTCCGCGACCAGCTCGAGGAAGCGACGGCAACCGCCCGCGCCGCGCGCAGGCAGCAGCCGGCCCCGGCCGCACCCGTTGCCTATGGATCGCCGGCGGCAACGGTCAATGCGCCCGCCGCGGGCACCTCGACCGCGCCGGTTACCAACGCGCCGCTGAACGCGCCTCGCGACACGACCTACGACACCAACCGCCCGCAGCCGCAGCCCTTCGAAACCGTGGACAGCCCGCAACCGCCGGCAATCCACACCGAACCGCTGCCGCCCAACGGCTGA
- the tatA gene encoding Sec-independent protein translocase subunit TatA: MGSMSIGHWVVVLLIVVLVFGTKRLKNVGKDLGEAVKGFKKGVHDDDDLDADRPPARLGDDARREEPSTRRPADVRDARDDEQIPR; encoded by the coding sequence ATGGGTAGTATGAGTATTGGGCACTGGGTAGTCGTGCTGTTGATCGTGGTGCTGGTGTTTGGCACCAAGCGCCTGAAAAACGTCGGCAAGGACCTGGGCGAGGCGGTGAAGGGCTTCAAGAAGGGCGTGCACGACGATGACGATCTCGATGCCGACCGCCCGCCGGCCCGCCTTGGCGACGACGCCCGCCGCGAAGAGCCGTCCACCCGCCGCCCGGCCGACGTGCGCGATGCGCGCGACGACGAGCAGATCCCGCGCTAG
- the tatB gene encoding Sec-independent protein translocase protein TatB, whose protein sequence is MFDIGFSELFVVAIVALMVLGPERLPRAARFTGLWVRRARAQWYSVKSELERELADDELKKSLARTRDELRELGTELKNQGRDLHDDLRREGQGIEKSVKHAEKSVKDAVAPVTRAAATAAAPALGHDAAEQDGDAIRGDTPDAGPAEPVAGAGAGTPDPQP, encoded by the coding sequence ATGTTTGACATCGGTTTTTCCGAGCTTTTTGTCGTCGCGATCGTCGCCCTGATGGTGCTCGGTCCCGAGCGGCTGCCTCGCGCGGCGCGCTTCACGGGGCTGTGGGTGCGGCGCGCGCGCGCGCAGTGGTACTCGGTCAAGTCCGAACTGGAGCGCGAGCTGGCCGACGATGAGCTGAAAAAGAGTCTGGCCCGGACCCGTGACGAACTGCGCGAGCTGGGCACGGAGCTGAAAAACCAGGGCCGCGATCTGCACGATGACCTGCGCCGCGAAGGCCAAGGCATCGAGAAGTCGGTGAAGCACGCCGAAAAGTCGGTGAAGGACGCGGTGGCTCCGGTCACGCGTGCCGCGGCCACCGCTGCGGCGCCTGCGCTGGGGCACGACGCGGCGGAGCAGGACGGCGACGCAATTCGGGGCGATACCCCTGACGCCGGCCCGGCCGAACCGGTCGCGGGCGCGGGCGCGGGCACACCGGATCCGCAACCATGA
- the tatC gene encoding twin-arginine translocase subunit TatC, translated as MDNDTEAAPRLIDHLIELRGRVLRAVTGLLAVLLLLLPFGNKLYAALAAPLLAKLPPGGQLIAVEVASPFFAPLKLAFFAALMISMPWLLYQAWAFVAPGLYQREKRLAVPLLASSVALFYAGCAFAFFLVLPAVFGFLTKIAPEGVAMMTDISAYLDFVLVIFLAFGASFELPVAMVIAALLGWVTPDQLKESRGYAVVGIFVLAAVITPPDVVSQLMLAAPMCALYEVGIIASRWLVRGDRTAAASDAE; from the coding sequence ATGGACAACGATACCGAGGCCGCGCCCCGACTGATCGACCATCTGATCGAACTGCGCGGCCGCGTGCTGCGCGCGGTGACCGGTCTCCTCGCCGTGCTGTTGTTGCTGCTGCCGTTCGGCAACAAGCTCTACGCCGCGCTGGCCGCGCCATTGCTGGCCAAGCTGCCGCCGGGCGGGCAATTGATCGCGGTCGAGGTCGCCAGCCCCTTTTTCGCGCCGTTGAAGCTGGCCTTCTTCGCCGCCCTGATGATCTCGATGCCATGGCTGCTGTACCAGGCCTGGGCGTTCGTCGCGCCCGGCCTGTACCAGCGCGAGAAGCGCCTGGCCGTGCCGCTGCTGGCCTCCTCGGTGGCACTGTTCTACGCCGGCTGCGCGTTCGCGTTTTTCCTGGTGCTGCCAGCGGTGTTCGGTTTCCTGACCAAGATCGCGCCTGAAGGCGTGGCGATGATGACCGACATCAGCGCCTACCTGGACTTCGTGCTGGTGATCTTCCTGGCCTTCGGTGCCAGCTTCGAGTTGCCCGTGGCGATGGTCATCGCGGCCTTGCTGGGCTGGGTCACACCCGACCAGTTGAAGGAATCGCGCGGCTATGCGGTGGTCGGGATCTTCGTCCTGGCGGCGGTCATCACGCCGCCCGACGTGGTCTCCCAGCTGATGCTGGCCGCGCCGATGTGCGCCCTCTACGAGGTCGGCATCATCGCCTCGCGCTGGCTGGTGCGCGGGGACAGGACGGCGGCCGCCAGCGACGCGGAATGA
- a CDS encoding RDD family protein, with translation MSIQPAGLWQRSAAWTLDAVVLGPLSLLPAWPLVSGRAAAFAQQMNALLEACGNAMGRAIIEGVPLPALALTVMQDPSIRASTAELEHALWALGWPPAATLFVVSAIYHIALEAGPRQATPGQRLLGLQVTDARRHRLSPGRALLRHVAGVASWLTLNIGHLMAAVPPLHQTLPDRLSGTRLWAARPRMPAWAVAWLALVGTLAMALGVWWMANAMATMQGALEQSLR, from the coding sequence GTGTCGATCCAACCGGCCGGGCTGTGGCAGCGCAGCGCCGCGTGGACACTGGATGCCGTCGTGCTCGGACCGCTGTCACTGCTGCCGGCCTGGCCGCTTGTCTCCGGTCGCGCTGCAGCGTTTGCACAGCAGATGAACGCACTGCTGGAAGCCTGCGGCAATGCCATGGGCCGGGCGATCATCGAGGGCGTGCCGCTGCCGGCCTTGGCACTGACCGTGATGCAGGACCCGTCGATCAGGGCGTCGACCGCCGAGCTGGAGCACGCGTTGTGGGCGCTGGGATGGCCACCAGCGGCGACTTTGTTCGTGGTGTCGGCGATCTACCACATCGCATTGGAAGCCGGGCCGAGGCAGGCCACGCCAGGGCAACGATTGCTGGGCCTGCAGGTCACCGATGCCCGGCGGCACCGGCTGAGCCCGGGCCGCGCGCTGCTGCGGCATGTCGCCGGCGTCGCGTCGTGGTTGACCCTCAACATCGGCCACCTGATGGCCGCCGTCCCGCCGCTGCACCAGACCCTGCCCGATCGCCTCAGCGGAACCCGGCTATGGGCTGCGCGGCCGCGGATGCCGGCCTGGGCGGTCGCCTGGCTGGCGCTCGTCGGTACCCTTGCCATGGCGCTGGGCGTCTGGTGGATGGCAAACGCGATGGCCACCATGCAAGGCGCGCTCGAACAATCGCTGCGGTGA
- a CDS encoding BPSS1780 family membrane protein, which translates to MNEIRKVPKGAGAEWLLGGIALLRRAPLTLGLLGLIWGGLSALGSLGGQVWLSALMAVAGPILFAGIIYAAREVDRGLPASPRHLLQGVRDGKAPRLLAMLLPQLVAMVVLVILLVAMVGPEQLQRLSTVMIELQTNPDPALVESLPLGALFGWMVAAMVVGVVAGFFTFVAIPEIIFTPRTAFAAMQLSLRACLRNLGALLVMLVLLVIGMIALSLALQLVGALLAFAIGAHASMFAVQLLLMAILLPVLGGAVYLAWRQMVGDAPVTETVAGGFEA; encoded by the coding sequence ATGAACGAGATTCGCAAAGTGCCCAAGGGCGCCGGGGCCGAGTGGTTGCTCGGCGGCATTGCCTTGCTGCGCAGGGCGCCTTTGACGCTGGGACTGCTGGGCCTGATCTGGGGCGGCCTCTCGGCGCTGGGCTCGCTGGGCGGGCAGGTGTGGCTGAGCGCGCTGATGGCGGTGGCCGGGCCGATCCTGTTTGCCGGAATCATCTATGCCGCGCGCGAGGTGGACCGTGGCCTGCCGGCCAGCCCGCGACACCTGCTGCAGGGCGTGCGCGACGGCAAGGCGCCGCGCCTGCTGGCGATGCTGCTGCCGCAGCTTGTGGCCATGGTCGTTCTGGTGATCCTGCTGGTGGCGATGGTGGGGCCGGAGCAGCTGCAGCGCCTTTCCACGGTGATGATCGAGCTGCAGACCAATCCCGACCCGGCCTTGGTGGAGTCCCTGCCGCTGGGCGCACTGTTCGGCTGGATGGTGGCGGCGATGGTCGTCGGCGTCGTCGCCGGGTTTTTCACCTTCGTGGCGATTCCGGAGATCATCTTCACCCCGCGCACGGCCTTCGCGGCGATGCAGCTGAGCCTGCGTGCCTGCCTGCGCAACCTGGGCGCGCTGCTGGTCATGCTGGTGCTGCTGGTGATCGGCATGATCGCGCTCAGCCTCGCCCTGCAGCTGGTGGGCGCGCTGCTGGCCTTCGCGATCGGCGCCCATGCGTCGATGTTCGCCGTGCAACTGCTGCTGATGGCGATCCTGCTGCCGGTGCTGGGCGGCGCGGTGTATCTTGCGTGGCGCCAGATGGTGGGCGACGCGCCGGTGACTGAAACGGTCGCGGGCGGCTTCGAGGCCTGA
- a CDS encoding glutamine amidotransferase, with amino-acid sequence MRRHGGFPHWIRVASGLPRERVVSINVEAGESLPTAAGFAGVIVTGSGAMVTERRDWSEATAAWLADAARAGLPIFGICYGHQLLAHALGGVVGDNPAGREMGTFEMELLPPAADDVLLGPMPERFAVQLTHQQSVLKVPEGAVVLARSALDPVQAFRWGDNAWGVQFHPEFSATHMRGYIQARKVALQREGLDPAAMVAQVAATPEGRRVMRRFVHHATGLARTNG; translated from the coding sequence ATGCGCCGCCACGGCGGTTTCCCGCACTGGATCCGCGTGGCCAGCGGGCTGCCGCGCGAGCGCGTGGTGTCGATCAACGTGGAAGCCGGTGAAAGCCTGCCGACCGCCGCGGGCTTCGCCGGGGTGATCGTGACCGGCTCGGGCGCGATGGTCACCGAGCGCCGCGACTGGAGCGAAGCCACCGCGGCCTGGCTGGCCGACGCGGCGCGTGCGGGTTTGCCGATTTTCGGCATCTGCTACGGGCACCAGCTGCTGGCGCATGCGCTGGGCGGTGTGGTGGGCGACAACCCGGCCGGGCGGGAAATGGGCACCTTCGAGATGGAACTGCTGCCGCCGGCGGCCGATGATGTCCTGCTTGGCCCCATGCCGGAGCGCTTCGCGGTGCAACTGACCCATCAGCAGAGCGTCCTGAAGGTGCCGGAGGGCGCCGTCGTGCTGGCGCGCTCCGCGCTGGACCCGGTCCAGGCATTCCGCTGGGGCGACAATGCGTGGGGCGTGCAGTTCCACCCCGAGTTCAGCGCCACCCACATGCGCGGCTACATCCAGGCGCGCAAGGTTGCGTTGCAGCGCGAGGGACTGGATCCTGCAGCGATGGTGGCCCAGGTCGCCGCCACGCCGGAGGGGCGGCGGGTGATGCGCCGGTTCGTGCACCATGCCACCGGGCTGGCGCGCACGAACGGTTGA
- the glyQ gene encoding glycine--tRNA ligase subunit alpha produces MSKTAPGTPAPPTFQQLIQRLNEFWANQGCVLIQPLDLEVGAGTFHPATFLRAIGPEPWNAAYVQPCRRPTDGRYGDNPNRLQRYYQYQVAMKPSPDNIVELYFDSLKSLGVDPLVHDLRLVEDNWESPTLGAWGLGWEVWLNGMEVTQFTYFQQAGGMECRPVLGEITYGLERLCMYLQGVDNVFDLVWTHGPDGHPVTYRDVYHQNEVEQSTYNFEHANVEVLLRRFDECEAEALAMVELNLPLPAYEQVMKASHCFNLLDARRAISVTERQRYILRVRKISHAVAEAYFAQREKLGFPGVRNASTSVPSEAV; encoded by the coding sequence ATGTCGAAGACCGCTCCCGGCACCCCGGCTCCGCCGACCTTCCAGCAGCTGATCCAGCGCCTGAACGAGTTCTGGGCCAACCAGGGTTGCGTGCTGATCCAGCCGCTGGACCTGGAGGTGGGCGCGGGCACCTTCCACCCGGCGACCTTCCTGCGCGCAATCGGACCGGAGCCATGGAACGCCGCCTACGTGCAGCCCTGCCGGCGTCCCACCGACGGTCGCTACGGCGACAACCCCAACCGCCTGCAGCGCTATTACCAGTACCAGGTAGCGATGAAGCCGAGCCCGGACAACATCGTCGAGCTGTATTTCGACTCGCTCAAGTCGCTCGGCGTGGATCCGCTGGTGCACGACCTGCGCCTGGTCGAGGACAACTGGGAATCACCGACCCTCGGCGCTTGGGGCCTGGGCTGGGAGGTCTGGCTCAACGGCATGGAAGTGACCCAGTTCACCTACTTCCAGCAGGCCGGCGGGATGGAGTGCCGGCCGGTGCTGGGCGAGATCACCTACGGCCTGGAGCGCCTGTGCATGTACCTCCAGGGCGTGGACAACGTGTTCGACCTGGTCTGGACCCATGGCCCGGACGGCCATCCGGTCACCTACCGCGATGTCTACCACCAGAACGAGGTCGAGCAGAGCACCTACAACTTCGAGCACGCCAACGTGGAGGTGCTGCTGCGCCGGTTCGACGAGTGCGAGGCCGAGGCGCTGGCGATGGTCGAACTCAACCTGCCCCTGCCGGCCTACGAGCAGGTGATGAAAGCCAGCCACTGCTTCAACCTGCTGGACGCGCGCCGCGCGATCTCGGTGACCGAGCGCCAGCGCTACATCCTGCGGGTGCGCAAAATCTCCCACGCCGTCGCGGAGGCGTACTTCGCCCAGCGCGAGAAGCTCGGCTTTCCGGGTGTCCGGAATGCTTCCACTTCGGTCCCTTCGGAGGCCGTGTGA
- the glyS gene encoding glycine--tRNA ligase subunit beta, whose protein sequence is MNTMQPLLIELGTEELPVKALPGLARAFFGGVIEGLAKRGIAFERDEAKPLYTPRRLAVLLPGVASEQPEQSAEVMGPYLNIALDGEGQPTRALQGFAAKAGVEWTALEKTTDNKGERFVHRSVKPGARTADLLGDIVRDALAAMPIPKPMRWGDHDYSFARPVHWLVALLGSEVVEIELLGVRSDRMSRGHRFMHDKPVWFTAPDDYVESLRAAKVLVDADERRERIVQQVRAAASACGGEARIDPGILEEVNGLVEWPSAVTCGFETEFLAIPAEALIATMETNQKFFPVLGEDGKLSEHFVGIANIESTDVEQVRKGYERVIRPRFSDAKFFFVEDMKQGLASMVEGLAQVTYQNKLGSMADKVARVAALAEAIAGQIGADPVQARRAAELSKADLQSLMVGEFPELQGIAGRYYAAVENEPEAVANAIDEAYLPRVSGDAIAPSPLGQVLAIAERLDTLAGGFAAGLKPTGNKDPFALRRNALGLARTLLEGGHELLLHDLVERALAAQPVQHPDIGAFDITAFVYDRLRGYYADRGVSPQQFEAVSHVAHDSLPDFGRRLAAIGEFATLPEAAALAAANKRSRNILRKADGVVPDTVDAALFAEPAERELADAIDAAIADTDPLLDAGDYVAVLGRLARLRPQVDAFFEQVMVNADDPAVRSNRLALLRRLSDRLGSVAAIEHLSV, encoded by the coding sequence ATGAACACCATGCAGCCCCTGCTGATTGAACTGGGCACTGAAGAACTGCCGGTCAAGGCGCTGCCGGGCCTGGCGCGCGCTTTTTTTGGCGGCGTGATCGAGGGGCTCGCCAAGCGCGGCATCGCCTTCGAGCGCGACGAGGCCAAGCCGCTGTACACACCGCGTCGCCTCGCCGTATTGCTGCCAGGCGTAGCCAGCGAGCAGCCCGAGCAGTCGGCCGAGGTGATGGGCCCCTACCTCAACATCGCCCTCGACGGCGAAGGCCAGCCGACCCGCGCGCTGCAGGGCTTCGCGGCCAAGGCCGGCGTCGAATGGACCGCGCTGGAGAAGACCACCGACAACAAGGGCGAACGTTTCGTCCACCGGTCGGTAAAGCCCGGCGCGCGCACCGCGGATCTGCTGGGCGACATTGTCCGCGACGCGCTGGCGGCCATGCCGATCCCCAAGCCGATGCGCTGGGGCGATCACGACTACAGCTTCGCCCGGCCGGTGCATTGGCTGGTCGCGCTGCTGGGCAGCGAGGTGGTCGAGATCGAGCTGCTGGGCGTGCGCAGCGACCGCATGAGCCGCGGCCACCGCTTCATGCACGACAAGCCGGTGTGGTTCACCGCGCCGGACGATTACGTGGAATCGCTGCGGGCCGCGAAGGTGCTGGTGGATGCCGACGAGCGCCGCGAGCGGATCGTGCAGCAGGTGCGGGCGGCAGCGAGCGCGTGCGGCGGCGAGGCGCGGATCGATCCGGGCATCCTGGAAGAGGTCAACGGGCTGGTGGAATGGCCCAGCGCGGTGACCTGCGGGTTTGAAACCGAATTCCTCGCGATCCCGGCCGAGGCCCTGATCGCGACCATGGAAACCAACCAAAAGTTCTTCCCCGTGCTGGGCGAGGACGGCAAGCTGAGCGAGCACTTCGTCGGCATCGCCAACATCGAGAGCACCGATGTGGAGCAGGTGCGCAAGGGCTACGAGCGGGTGATCCGGCCACGCTTCAGCGATGCGAAGTTCTTCTTCGTGGAAGACATGAAGCAGGGGCTGGCATCGATGGTCGAGGGGCTGGCCCAGGTCACCTACCAGAACAAGCTGGGCAGCATGGCCGACAAGGTCGCCCGCGTCGCCGCGCTGGCCGAGGCGATCGCCGGCCAGATCGGCGCCGATCCGGTGCAGGCGCGACGCGCCGCCGAGCTGTCCAAGGCCGACCTGCAATCGCTGATGGTGGGCGAGTTTCCGGAGCTGCAGGGCATCGCCGGGCGCTACTACGCCGCGGTCGAGAACGAGCCGGAGGCGGTCGCCAACGCGATCGACGAGGCCTACCTGCCGCGCGTGTCCGGCGACGCCATCGCGCCCTCGCCGCTGGGCCAGGTGCTGGCGATCGCCGAACGGCTGGATACGCTTGCCGGCGGCTTTGCCGCGGGCCTGAAGCCGACCGGCAACAAGGACCCCTTCGCGCTGCGCCGCAATGCGCTGGGCCTTGCGCGCACGCTGCTCGAAGGCGGGCACGAGCTGTTGCTGCACGACCTGGTGGAGCGCGCGCTCGCCGCGCAGCCGGTCCAGCATCCCGACATCGGCGCCTTCGATATCACCGCCTTCGTCTACGACCGCCTGCGTGGCTATTACGCCGACCGCGGCGTGTCGCCGCAGCAGTTCGAGGCGGTGAGCCATGTCGCCCACGACTCGCTGCCCGACTTCGGCCGCCGCCTCGCCGCGATCGGCGAGTTCGCCACCCTGCCCGAAGCGGCGGCGCTCGCCGCGGCCAACAAGCGCAGCCGCAACATCCTGCGCAAGGCCGACGGCGTGGTACCCGATACCGTCGATGCCGCGTTGTTCGCCGAACCCGCCGAGCGCGAGCTGGCCGATGCGATCGATGCCGCCATCGCCGACACCGACCCGCTGCTGGACGCGGGCGACTACGTCGCGGTGCTCGGGCGCCTGGCGCGGTTGCGCCCACAGGTGGATGCCTTCTTCGAGCAGGTGATGGTCAACGCCGACGACCCGGCGGTGCGCAGCAACCGCCTCGCCCTGCTGCGCCGCCTCAGCGACCGTCTTGGCAGCGTGGCGGCGATCGAGCATCTGTCGGTCTGA